One segment of Clostridium ljungdahlii DSM 13528 DNA contains the following:
- a CDS encoding aminotransferase class V-fold PLP-dependent enzyme, producing MKVYLDNSATSYPKPEDVYYSVFNYMKNIGANPGRGGYANVLEGDRIIFSCREALMKLFNFNKLENVIFTSNITESLNILLKSVIKEGWHIITSSMEHNSILRPLSNLKETKHIDLDIIECPESGILNIEDFKKAIKLNTKLVVLTHASNIIGSIQPLKEVGKICQKKGIYFIVDSAQSAGAIPVDFSEIGCNALAFTGHKSLLGPQGTGGFLIDDDLNKEASPFIEGGTGSLSKSITQPDFLPDKFESGTLNAPGIAGLLAGINYITKAGILSIQEKEQQLCQHFIDGLLNIPSIKVYGSKDASLRTPTISINSTKINNAELGFILDRDYGIMARSGLHCAPLAHKTIKTLAEGTLRFSLGPFNDKKDIDYTLYALNLILGSV from the coding sequence GTGAAAGTTTACTTAGATAACTCTGCAACTAGTTATCCAAAACCAGAAGATGTTTATTATTCTGTTTTTAATTATATGAAAAATATAGGTGCAAATCCAGGCAGAGGTGGATATGCTAATGTTTTAGAAGGAGACAGAATTATATTTAGCTGTAGGGAAGCTTTAATGAAGCTTTTTAATTTTAACAAACTTGAAAATGTAATTTTTACGTCAAATATAACTGAATCACTTAATATATTATTAAAAAGTGTCATAAAAGAAGGATGGCATATTATTACTTCATCTATGGAGCATAATTCAATTTTAAGACCACTTTCTAATCTGAAAGAAACTAAACACATTGATCTAGATATAATTGAATGTCCAGAAAGTGGAATTCTCAATATTGAGGATTTTAAAAAAGCTATTAAGCTTAACACTAAGCTAGTAGTTTTAACTCATGCTTCTAATATAATAGGCAGCATTCAACCTTTAAAAGAAGTAGGCAAAATTTGTCAGAAAAAAGGTATTTATTTTATAGTAGATTCTGCTCAGAGTGCTGGCGCTATACCTGTAGACTTTTCTGAAATAGGCTGCAATGCATTAGCTTTTACAGGACATAAGTCTCTTTTAGGTCCTCAAGGGACAGGTGGCTTTTTAATTGATGATGATTTAAATAAAGAAGCTTCACCTTTTATTGAAGGTGGTACAGGAAGCCTGTCAAAAAGTATAACCCAACCTGACTTTCTTCCTGATAAATTTGAAAGTGGAACATTAAACGCACCTGGTATAGCTGGATTACTTGCAGGGATTAATTATATAACTAAAGCAGGAATTTTATCAATCCAAGAAAAAGAACAACAGCTTTGCCAACATTTTATTGATGGACTTTTAAACATACCTTCTATTAAAGTCTATGGTTCTAAAGATGCATCTTTAAGAACCCCTACTATTTCTATAAATTCAACTAAAATTAATAATGCCGAATTAGGATTTATTTTAGATAGAGATTACGGAATAATGGCTAGATCAGGATTACATTGTGCACCTTTAGCTCATAAAACTATAAAAACTCTTGCTGAAGGAACTTTAAGATTTAGTTTAGGGCCATTTAACGACAAAAAAGATATTGACTACACTTTATATGCACTAAACTTAATATTAGGATCTGTCTAA
- the grdD gene encoding glycine/sarcosine/betaine reductase complex component C subunit alpha, whose amino-acid sequence MEQTKKVISEVFNEIADGIISGSFGKRVKIGLTTFGSEHGVDEMIKAAALAKSKYGDFDIVLIGPKVEGDFEIVEVSDAEEGHKKMVELLDNKVIDGCVTQHFDFPIGVSTVGKVITPGLGKEMIIATTTGTTATHRVEGMIKNTINGIAVAKACGIKDPKIGILNVDGARGVERALKELQSRGYKFSFSESLRADGGSVMRGNDLLAGTPDVMICDSLTGNLLVKIFASFTTGGNYETTGYGYGPGVGEGYDKIINIVSRASGAPLICEALKYCALSAKNNLLQLADIEYKNANKAGLKEIIGKILEKEKPAAAVEEVKIPPKKVVTYGIPGIDILELEDACKSLWKEGIYSESGMGCTGPIVLVSEDESENAINVLVKNGFK is encoded by the coding sequence GTGGAGCAAACTAAAAAAGTAATTTCAGAAGTATTTAATGAAATAGCTGATGGAATAATAAGTGGAAGCTTCGGAAAAAGAGTTAAAATTGGATTAACCACTTTTGGTTCAGAACATGGTGTGGACGAGATGATTAAAGCTGCAGCACTTGCCAAGAGCAAATATGGTGATTTTGATATAGTTTTAATAGGACCTAAAGTTGAAGGAGACTTTGAAATAGTTGAGGTTAGTGATGCTGAAGAAGGCCATAAAAAAATGGTAGAGTTGTTAGATAATAAAGTAATAGACGGATGTGTCACTCAGCATTTTGATTTTCCTATAGGAGTTTCAACAGTTGGAAAAGTTATTACTCCAGGGTTAGGAAAAGAAATGATAATTGCTACAACTACAGGAACAACAGCTACCCATAGAGTTGAAGGAATGATTAAAAATACTATAAATGGAATAGCCGTTGCAAAAGCTTGCGGAATAAAAGATCCTAAGATTGGCATATTAAATGTAGATGGAGCTAGAGGAGTTGAGAGAGCACTTAAAGAACTGCAAAGCAGAGGATATAAGTTTTCTTTTAGTGAATCTTTAAGAGCTGATGGAGGTTCAGTCATGAGAGGAAATGACCTGCTGGCAGGAACACCTGATGTTATGATTTGTGACTCCTTAACAGGTAACTTGCTTGTAAAGATATTTGCATCATTTACAACAGGAGGAAATTATGAAACTACTGGATATGGATATGGTCCAGGAGTAGGAGAAGGCTATGATAAGATAATTAATATAGTATCTAGAGCATCAGGAGCTCCATTAATTTGTGAAGCATTAAAATATTGTGCACTTTCTGCAAAAAATAATTTATTGCAGCTTGCTGATATTGAATATAAAAATGCCAATAAAGCAGGTTTAAAAGAAATAATAGGAAAAATCCTTGAAAAGGAAAAGCCTGCAGCTGCAGTAGAAGAAGTTAAGATTCCACCTAAAAAAGTAGTAACTTATGGGATACCTGGAATTGATATTCTTGAGCTTGAAGATGCTTGTAAGTCACTTTGGAAGGAAGGAATATATTCTGAGAGTGGAATGGGCTGCACTGGACCAATAGTTTTGGTAAGTGAAGATGAAAGCGAAAACGCTATTAATGTACTTGTAAAGAATGGATTTAAATAG
- the selD gene encoding selenide, water dikinase SelD has protein sequence MAQKRLTELSKTSGUAAKIGPETLSKILGKLPKMEDKNLIVGIETSDDAAVYKVNDEMAVIQTLDFFTPVVDDPYTFGQIAAANSISDVYAMGGKPTVALNIVCFPNCLSIDILGEILRGGADKVIEAGAVVIGGHTVEDDEPKYGLSVMGIIHPDKILKNFGSKVGEDVIITKPLGTGIINTAIKGGMASKKAYDEAVKVMTTLNKYASEIIVNYNISACTDITGFGLMGHGYEMAEASGVTFKLYKDKIPYIKESKEYAEIGLVPAGTYNNRKYIEGKFEFRDTPEWMKDILFDPQTSGGLLITCSKKESPKIIEELSKLELPSAIIGEVIVKQEEGYIIVE, from the coding sequence GTGGCTCAAAAAAGACTTACAGAGTTAAGTAAAACTTCAGGATGAGCGGCAAAAATAGGGCCGGAGACCCTGTCAAAAATATTAGGTAAGTTACCTAAAATGGAAGATAAAAATTTAATAGTGGGAATAGAGACCTCTGATGATGCGGCTGTCTATAAGGTAAATGATGAAATGGCAGTTATACAAACATTAGATTTTTTTACCCCAGTAGTTGATGATCCTTATACTTTTGGGCAAATTGCTGCAGCAAATTCTATAAGTGATGTATATGCAATGGGTGGAAAACCGACAGTAGCTTTAAATATAGTGTGTTTTCCAAATTGTTTATCTATAGATATTTTAGGGGAAATATTAAGAGGGGGAGCAGATAAGGTAATTGAAGCAGGAGCAGTAGTTATTGGTGGTCATACGGTAGAGGATGATGAACCCAAATATGGATTATCTGTAATGGGAATAATCCATCCAGATAAAATTCTTAAAAATTTTGGTTCGAAAGTAGGAGAGGATGTTATTATAACAAAGCCCTTAGGAACTGGAATAATAAACACTGCCATAAAAGGAGGAATGGCATCAAAGAAAGCTTATGATGAAGCTGTAAAAGTTATGACTACTTTAAATAAATATGCGAGTGAAATAATTGTAAATTATAATATTTCAGCTTGCACAGATATAACGGGTTTTGGACTTATGGGGCATGGATATGAAATGGCCGAAGCTTCAGGTGTCACTTTTAAATTATATAAGGATAAAATACCTTATATAAAAGAGTCAAAAGAGTATGCAGAAATAGGACTTGTACCAGCAGGAACTTATAATAACAGAAAATATATAGAAGGTAAATTTGAGTTTAGAGATACTCCAGAATGGATGAAAGATATATTATTTGATCCTCAAACCTCGGGTGGGCTTTTAATAACTTGTTCAAAAAAGGAAAGTCCTAAAATAATAGAGGAACTTTCAAAATTGGAATTACCATCAGCGATTATTGGGGAAGTAATAGTTAAGCAAGAAGAGGGCTATATAATAGTAGAATAA
- a CDS encoding DUF3841 domain-containing protein: MGSKSNKVILYTSQSPEVIKALMENKVCYVKREFIVKKYQEISRIFLEAYNWYINKAQNIVKKPEHAEYPFWTHNKIDYAGSYPGNYLLSLEVPVEECVFFRAEDWNKILNLKYLAADEKDERIHKDMLAKFNISIESDIVTKPFYPNLKSKVKKSWDNLFKYHQLIKSGAMKEKNLQAGLWELKKEWIIDIKSSF, from the coding sequence ATGGGTTCAAAAAGTAATAAGGTAATACTATATACTTCCCAAAGTCCAGAGGTTATTAAAGCGTTAATGGAAAATAAGGTATGCTATGTAAAAAGAGAATTCATTGTAAAAAAGTATCAGGAGATTTCAAGAATATTTTTAGAGGCATATAATTGGTATATAAATAAAGCACAAAATATTGTAAAAAAGCCTGAACATGCTGAGTATCCATTTTGGACACATAATAAAATAGATTATGCTGGATCGTATCCAGGCAATTACCTGCTTTCTTTGGAAGTGCCGGTAGAAGAATGTGTTTTTTTTAGAGCTGAAGATTGGAATAAGATTTTAAATCTAAAATATTTAGCTGCTGATGAAAAGGATGAAAGAATTCACAAGGATATGTTAGCAAAGTTTAATATTTCAATTGAGTCAGACATAGTTACCAAGCCTTTTTATCCAAATTTAAAATCAAAAGTAAAAAAAAGCTGGGATAATTTATTTAAATATCATCAGCTAATAAAGTCTGGAGCTATGAAGGAAAAAAATTTACAAGCAGGCTTATGGGAGCTTAAAAAAGAATGGATTATTGATATTAAATCTTCCTTTTAA
- a CDS encoding DUF3841 domain-containing protein — MKEKIRIWTRQDKNILDVLEKEQRYIVKREYIENKLENCAKYYFEVYSWYTMKASEIVPIPNDVKYPIWVSITPDFMLQRTPGTVILELLVDKDLVIVTDTEKWGRVVNLWYVPLSKEDEEEYDKKLNNYGISNCSNAYISGFYPHLKSEIIKSWSRLFDNSYSLSNLKQGTIWEVKKEWVQKVIR, encoded by the coding sequence ATGAAAGAAAAAATAAGAATATGGACTAGGCAGGATAAGAATATTCTTGATGTTTTGGAAAAGGAACAAAGATATATTGTAAAAAGAGAATATATAGAAAACAAACTGGAAAACTGTGCAAAATATTATTTTGAAGTGTATTCTTGGTACACTATGAAAGCAAGTGAAATAGTTCCAATACCTAACGACGTAAAATATCCTATATGGGTTTCAATAACTCCTGATTTTATGCTTCAACGAACCCCTGGTACTGTTATATTAGAGCTTTTAGTAGATAAGGATTTGGTCATTGTGACGGATACAGAAAAATGGGGTAGAGTAGTGAATTTATGGTATGTTCCATTAAGTAAGGAAGATGAAGAAGAATACGATAAAAAACTTAATAATTATGGAATATCAAATTGTTCAAATGCATATATAAGCGGTTTTTACCCTCATCTTAAAAGTGAAATAATTAAAAGTTGGAGTAGATTATTTGACAATTCTTATTCATTGTCAAATTTAAAGCAGGGTACAATTTGGGAGGTGAAAAAGGAATGGGTTCAAAAAGTAATAAGGTAA
- a CDS encoding methionine ABC transporter permease, whose amino-acid sequence MRDIPWEEIINRIMLPACIATLKMLVLGALLGGFFGFILAMIMYMTREDGIRPNKTVNTISNALISVIRSFPFIILMVSIIPLTRLIVGTSIGWQAAIVPLTVAATPFMARIFENSLKEVNPSLVEAAKSFGASDMQIIFKVVIVEALPSLVSGYILSVIQVLNFTAVAGTIGAGGLGASALQYGYQSNNDKVMYSIVLVLVVWVILIQVIGDFVYKKIR is encoded by the coding sequence ATGAGGGATATACCATGGGAAGAAATTATTAATAGAATTATGTTGCCTGCATGTATTGCTACATTAAAAATGCTTGTGTTAGGAGCTTTATTAGGCGGTTTTTTTGGATTTATATTGGCTATGATTATGTATATGACAAGAGAAGATGGCATACGACCGAATAAAACAGTTAATACAATTTCAAATGCTTTGATTAGTGTTATACGTTCCTTTCCATTTATTATATTAATGGTTTCAATTATACCGTTGACACGTTTAATTGTGGGAACCAGTATTGGTTGGCAGGCAGCAATTGTTCCATTAACAGTAGCTGCAACACCATTCATGGCACGTATATTTGAAAATAGTTTAAAAGAGGTAAATCCATCATTAGTGGAAGCAGCAAAATCTTTTGGAGCTTCTGACATGCAAATTATTTTTAAAGTAGTTATTGTAGAAGCACTGCCATCACTTGTATCAGGTTATATCTTATCTGTAATTCAAGTATTAAATTTCACTGCTGTTGCAGGAACTATTGGTGCTGGAGGATTAGGGGCTTCTGCACTTCAATATGGTTATCAAAGCAATAATGATAAAGTAATGTATTCTATTGTTCTAGTTCTTGTTGTATGGGTTATTTTAATTCAAGTAATAGGCGATTTTGTGTATAAAAAGATTAGATAA
- a CDS encoding methionine ABC transporter ATP-binding protein, producing MIVIENLSKNYGKLNVLDKISLTINDGEIFGLVGRSGAGKSTLLRCINGLENFQEGNVIIDNIKVNSLNRNELRKFRKDIGMIFQQFSILERKTVYENIALPMKCWKLGKLDIDKKVKELVELVDIKDKLYVKTNNLSGGQKQRVAIARALAMEPKILLCDEATSALDPRTTKDILTLLRKINEELKITIVFVTHQMSVVRQLCTKLALLENGRIVENGDVRQIFTRQSDALQRLLGTEDYELLEGCNYQLITTESDENDALLSKLAIEVQIPFSIVDGKVEHFRKEKMAKFVINFKEQYEESFLSYFKQHHVIYKKIHAKM from the coding sequence TTGATAGTTATAGAGAACCTTAGCAAAAATTATGGAAAATTGAATGTTTTAGACAAAATCTCATTAACTATTAATGATGGAGAAATCTTTGGGTTAGTTGGAAGAAGCGGTGCAGGAAAATCTACATTATTAAGATGTATTAATGGCTTAGAGAACTTTCAAGAGGGAAATGTAATAATTGATAATATAAAAGTTAATTCATTAAATAGAAATGAATTAAGAAAATTTAGAAAAGATATTGGAATGATTTTTCAACAATTTTCAATTCTAGAAAGAAAAACAGTATATGAAAATATTGCACTTCCAATGAAATGTTGGAAATTAGGAAAATTAGACATAGATAAAAAAGTTAAGGAACTTGTAGAATTAGTAGATATTAAGGACAAGCTTTATGTGAAAACTAATAATTTAAGTGGTGGTCAGAAGCAGCGTGTTGCAATTGCCAGGGCTTTAGCAATGGAACCTAAAATATTGCTATGTGATGAAGCAACATCAGCATTAGATCCTCGAACAACAAAAGATATATTAACGCTACTAAGGAAAATCAATGAGGAATTGAAGATCACAATAGTGTTTGTAACACACCAGATGTCAGTTGTAAGACAATTATGCACAAAATTAGCATTATTAGAAAACGGAAGAATTGTTGAAAATGGGGACGTTCGACAAATTTTTACAAGACAGTCAGATGCTTTACAAAGATTATTAGGAACTGAAGATTATGAATTATTGGAAGGGTGCAATTATCAATTAATAACTACAGAATCTGATGAAAATGATGCATTGCTGTCTAAACTGGCAATAGAGGTACAAATTCCATTTTCTATTGTAGATGGAAAGGTAGAACATTTTAGAAAAGAAAAAATGGCAAAATTTGTTATAAATTTTAAAGAACAATATGAAGAAAGTTTTCTTTCATATTTTAAACAACATCATGTTATTTATAAAAAAATACATGCTAAAATGTAG
- the selA gene encoding L-seryl-tRNA(Sec) selenium transferase: MEKNQLLRDLPKIDELLKEDIVNNELKFTMRTIVVETLREAIDNYRELILSGSIDEYSKENILKSFLELLEEKKGSKFKKVINAAGVIIHTNLGRSLLAKKALENVVNVADNYNNLEYDLKKGQRGSRYSHVEELIKRVTGAEAAMVVNNNAAAVMLVLNTLCKDKEAIVSRGQLVEIGGSFRVPDVMSFSGARLVEVGTTNRTHLYDYGNNINENTGVLLKVHTSNFKILGFTEDVSLEELVKLGYESKIPVVEDIGSGTLIDFSKYGFTHEPTVQESIKKGVDVVTFSGDKMLGGPQAGIVIGKKVYIDKMKKNQLTRALRIDKMTLAALEGTLKYYLDEKEAVENIPTLHMILSQKSDHKKRAQRLKEELESKIKNFKFALEEDYSIVGGGSMPTEKIDTYVIKVESDKFSPQELEKKLRENKTPIIIRISNNEVILDVRTIFDKDFDIIVNAFIFLD; encoded by the coding sequence ATGGAAAAGAATCAACTGTTAAGAGATCTACCAAAGATAGATGAACTTCTAAAAGAAGATATAGTAAACAATGAACTAAAATTTACAATGAGAACGATTGTTGTTGAGACATTAAGAGAGGCTATAGATAACTATAGAGAGCTTATATTAAGTGGCAGTATAGATGAATATTCAAAAGAGAATATATTAAAAAGCTTTTTAGAACTTTTAGAAGAGAAGAAAGGTTCAAAATTTAAAAAAGTTATAAATGCTGCAGGAGTTATTATACATACTAATCTAGGGAGATCACTATTAGCTAAAAAGGCTTTAGAGAATGTTGTAAATGTGGCTGATAACTATAATAACCTGGAATATGATTTGAAGAAAGGACAAAGGGGTTCAAGGTATAGCCACGTTGAAGAACTCATTAAGAGAGTGACAGGAGCAGAAGCTGCTATGGTTGTAAATAATAATGCAGCTGCAGTTATGCTGGTGTTGAATACTTTGTGTAAGGATAAAGAAGCAATTGTATCTCGAGGGCAGTTAGTTGAAATAGGAGGTTCTTTTAGAGTGCCAGATGTTATGAGCTTTAGTGGAGCAAGGCTTGTAGAAGTTGGAACAACAAATAGAACCCATTTATATGATTATGGCAATAATATAAATGAAAATACTGGTGTTTTACTAAAAGTACATACATCTAATTTTAAAATTCTAGGATTTACAGAGGATGTATCTTTAGAAGAATTGGTTAAGCTAGGGTATGAGAGTAAAATACCTGTAGTAGAAGATATAGGAAGCGGTACATTAATAGATTTTTCAAAATATGGATTTACACATGAACCTACAGTTCAGGAAAGTATTAAAAAAGGTGTAGATGTAGTTACTTTTAGTGGAGATAAGATGCTTGGGGGACCACAGGCAGGAATAGTTATAGGTAAAAAAGTATATATAGATAAAATGAAAAAAAATCAACTTACGAGGGCATTGAGAATAGATAAAATGACACTTGCTGCATTAGAGGGAACACTTAAGTATTATTTAGATGAAAAAGAGGCTGTAGAAAACATACCTACATTGCATATGATACTAAGCCAAAAGAGTGATCATAAAAAAAGGGCACAAAGGCTTAAAGAGGAACTTGAAAGCAAAATTAAAAACTTTAAATTTGCTTTAGAAGAAGATTATTCAATAGTAGGTGGAGGTTCAATGCCTACAGAAAAAATAGATACATATGTTATAAAGGTAGAAAGTGATAAGTTTTCTCCACAAGAATTAGAAAAAAAATTAAGAGAAAATAAAACTCCTATAATAATTAGAATTTCAAATAATGAGGTTATATTAGATGTAAGAACTATTTTTGATAAAGATTTTGATATAATAGTAAATGCTTTTATTTTTTTAGATTAA
- a CDS encoding selenium metabolism-associated LysR family transcriptional regulator has translation MEFNQIEAFINVAKFKSFSKAADSIFLSQPAISAHIASLEKELKVQLFNRTSREVFLTPAGESFLKYAIDILNSRDKAIYNLAKFSGTVSGKLRVSASTAPCNNILPSLIKDFHQQYPDVSFDVVEESSDKIIKDIIKFNCEIGFVGKFVNDEKIRTYSIMEDDLVVISPSDFNFPDIIDIDFLLKYKFILREPGSATRKAFEDILKKQGIDVSSIDVYFEVNNLDALYKFVKNGLGISIVSKNTFKDYISLGFIKESCIKNLSLKRYIYLIVSSKRTLTPAANAFFNLCKRCYKF, from the coding sequence ATGGAGTTTAATCAAATAGAAGCATTTATTAATGTAGCAAAGTTTAAAAGCTTTTCTAAGGCTGCGGACTCAATTTTTTTATCACAACCTGCTATAAGTGCTCATATAGCTAGTTTAGAAAAAGAATTAAAGGTACAATTATTTAACCGAACATCTAGAGAAGTATTTCTAACACCTGCAGGGGAGTCATTTCTAAAATATGCTATAGATATTTTAAATTCCCGTGATAAAGCTATCTATAATCTTGCAAAGTTTAGTGGAACAGTTAGTGGAAAGCTTAGGGTATCAGCAAGTACTGCCCCTTGTAATAATATATTGCCTTCTTTAATAAAAGATTTTCATCAGCAATACCCTGATGTTTCATTTGATGTTGTAGAAGAAAGCTCTGATAAAATAATTAAAGATATTATAAAATTTAATTGTGAAATAGGCTTTGTAGGTAAATTTGTTAATGATGAAAAGATTAGGACTTATAGTATCATGGAAGATGATCTAGTTGTAATATCTCCGTCAGATTTTAATTTCCCTGATATCATAGACATAGACTTTCTACTTAAATATAAATTTATATTAAGAGAACCAGGATCTGCAACTCGTAAAGCCTTTGAAGACATTCTAAAAAAACAAGGAATAGATGTTTCAAGTATAGATGTGTATTTTGAAGTGAACAATCTAGATGCACTTTATAAGTTTGTAAAAAATGGTCTTGGGATATCCATAGTTTCAAAAAACACATTTAAAGATTATATATCATTAGGATTCATAAAAGAAAGCTGTATAAAAAACCTTTCTCTTAAAAGATATATTTATTTAATTGTTAGTTCTAAGAGAACTCTTACTCCTGCTGCAAATGCTTTTTTTAATCTATGTAAGAGGTGTTATAAGTTCTAA
- the selB gene encoding selenocysteine-specific translation elongation factor: MKHIIIGTAGHIDHGKTTLIKALTGRETDTLREEKERGISINLGFTFFDLPSGKRAGIIDVPGHEKFIKNMLAGISSIDIVILVIAADEGIMPQTREHFEILQLLDVKKGIVVITKSDLVDEEWLSMVKEDIKNEFKGTFLENAPIHSVSSKTGVGLDDLIGDIDKFTEEAEAKDVQGHFRLPVDRVFTISGFGTIVTGTVISGSIKEGEIIEIYPTKLVSKVRGIQVHDQSVKAAEAGQRCAINIANVKVSDVKRGDVISVENLMEPSLMVDCKLYYLKSALKPLENRQRVRLYHGTSEIICRVVILNKDQVEPGEEAYVQLRLEKPLTAQRNDRYVIRSYSPMNTIGGGSIIEPLAKKAKRFDQQYIEELKIKESGKAESILENTIKNLSKEYPRITDILKSLGKNEENIEEKLEKLISENKIVKFDRGDKAIYVHRCFINKKIAEIVNILDKYHKENPLKWGISKEEIKNKVFGKSLNQKTYGQIMDLLVSEKLLLIHGNFISLPDFSITYTKEQKLIREHIIKSFKAGKFSPPKYNELETKEKDTKNFRMVFDSIVDEGILVKVSEDCFFLLEDYRKVKELVINIITNNGSMTLAELRDELNTSRKYAEALAGHFDSIKLTKRLGDKRVLC; the protein is encoded by the coding sequence ATGAAACATATTATAATTGGAACAGCAGGACATATAGACCACGGAAAAACCACTCTTATAAAAGCTTTAACCGGTAGAGAAACAGATACTCTTAGAGAGGAAAAAGAAAGGGGAATATCTATAAATCTTGGATTTACTTTCTTTGATCTGCCATCGGGTAAAAGAGCAGGAATTATAGACGTGCCAGGGCATGAGAAGTTTATTAAAAATATGTTAGCAGGAATAAGCAGCATAGATATAGTTATTTTAGTAATAGCTGCAGATGAAGGAATAATGCCTCAAACAAGAGAACATTTTGAAATTCTTCAATTATTGGACGTTAAAAAAGGTATTGTTGTCATTACAAAGTCAGATTTAGTAGATGAAGAGTGGTTATCAATGGTAAAGGAAGATATAAAAAATGAATTTAAAGGGACTTTTTTAGAAAATGCTCCAATTCATTCAGTATCTTCTAAGACTGGTGTTGGATTAGATGATTTGATAGGAGATATAGACAAATTTACAGAAGAAGCAGAAGCTAAAGACGTGCAAGGGCATTTTAGGCTTCCGGTAGATAGGGTATTTACGATAAGTGGATTTGGAACAATAGTGACAGGAACAGTTATAAGTGGATCCATTAAGGAAGGTGAAATAATAGAAATTTACCCAACAAAGCTTGTATCTAAAGTAAGAGGAATTCAAGTGCATGATCAGTCTGTAAAGGCTGCTGAAGCAGGACAGAGATGTGCTATAAATATAGCAAATGTAAAGGTAAGTGATGTTAAAAGGGGAGATGTAATATCTGTTGAAAATTTAATGGAACCATCCTTAATGGTTGATTGTAAATTATATTATTTAAAAAGTGCATTAAAACCCTTAGAAAATAGGCAAAGAGTAAGGCTTTATCATGGGACAAGTGAGATCATATGCAGAGTTGTTATATTAAATAAAGATCAGGTGGAGCCAGGAGAAGAAGCATATGTGCAGCTAAGGTTAGAAAAACCTCTAACTGCTCAAAGAAATGATAGATATGTAATACGAAGCTACTCACCTATGAATACTATAGGAGGTGGATCTATAATTGAGCCACTTGCTAAAAAAGCAAAACGATTTGACCAGCAATATATTGAAGAGTTAAAGATAAAGGAAAGTGGAAAGGCTGAAAGTATATTAGAAAATACTATTAAAAACTTAAGTAAGGAATATCCAAGGATCACAGACATATTAAAATCATTGGGGAAAAATGAGGAAAATATTGAGGAAAAGCTAGAAAAATTAATAAGTGAAAATAAAATAGTGAAATTTGACAGAGGAGATAAAGCAATTTACGTTCATAGATGTTTTATTAATAAAAAAATAGCTGAAATAGTTAATATACTTGATAAATACCATAAGGAAAACCCACTTAAATGGGGGATATCTAAAGAAGAAATAAAAAATAAAGTGTTCGGGAAATCACTGAATCAGAAAACCTATGGTCAGATAATGGATTTGCTAGTAAGTGAAAAATTATTACTTATACATGGCAATTTTATTTCACTTCCAGACTTTAGTATAACTTATACTAAAGAGCAAAAATTAATAAGAGAACACATTATAAAATCTTTTAAAGCTGGTAAATTTTCACCTCCTAAATATAATGAACTTGAGACAAAAGAGAAGGATACTAAAAACTTTAGGATGGTATTTGATTCTATAGTGGATGAAGGTATTTTAGTAAAAGTATCAGAGGATTGTTTCTTTTTGTTAGAAGATTACAGAAAGGTTAAAGAATTAGTTATAAATATTATAACTAATAATGGAAGTATGACTTTAGCAGAACTAAGAGATGAGTTAAATACAAGCAGAAAATATGCTGAGGCACTAGCAGGACATTTTGACAGTATAAAGTTAACTAAAAGATTAGGAGATAAGAGGGTGCTTTGTTAA